The genomic window GAGGAGCGCGCCTACCTCGACCCGCTCACCGGTCTGGGCAGCCGGCTGCGTTTCCAGGACGACGTCGAACGCGCGGCGCTGTCAGCGAACTTCACCGGTGTCCTGCTGGTGGACATCGACGAGTTCCGGACCGTCAACGAGGCGTTCGGCCATCACACCGCCGACGAACTGCTCCGGGCCGTGGGCCGCCGGCTGCGTGATTGTCTGCGGGCCCCGTCATCGGTGGCGCGTCTGGGCGCTGACGAGTTCGGCGCGGTGGTCGAGGGTGCCCGGGACGCTGCCGAGATCGACCGGCTGCTCGACGAGGTCATGTGCCGGTTCACGGAGCCGTTCGTGCTGGCCGGCAGCAGCCTGACCGTGCAGTTGAGTATCGGCGTCGCCACCACGGCCGACGCCGACAATCACGAGCAACTGCTCAGCCAGGCCGCTGCCGCACTGCGCAATGCCAAATCGACGGGCAAACGACGATGGCGCCGGTACGAGGCGGCCCTGCACCGCGAGATCATCGGGCAGGCGCAGTTGCGCGCCGAACTCGAGCATGCGATCACCGCGGACCAGCTGGTACTGCATTTCCAGCCGATCATCGAGCTGGAGTCCGGCCGGGTCGACGGCCTGGAGAGCCTTGTCCGCTGGCAGCACCCGGTGAAGGGATTGCTGCCGCCGGCGGGCTTCATCGAGCTTGCCGAGGAGTCCGGGCTGATCGTGCCACTCGGCATGTGGGTGCTCGAACACTCACTCCGGGAAGCCGTGAAATGGCAGGAACTGTTCCCCCAGGACCCACCGCACGTCAGTGTCAACGTGTCGGCCCGGCAGTTCCGCAGCCCGGGTTTCGTCGACCAGGTTCTCGTCCTGGTGGACCAGATGGGTCTGGCGCCACATCTGCTCACCGTCGAGATCACCGAGAGCCTGCTCTTGACGGAGCCGGAACAGGTCAGGGCGGAACTCTGCGTGCTGCGCAACGCGGGAGTACGGGTGTCCATCGATGACTTCGGCACCGGATACTCCTCGCTCAGCTACCTTCACCAGGTTCCCGCCGACATCCTGAAACTCGACAAGTCCTTCGTCGACACGATGAGTGTCTCGAGCCGTCAACATGACCTGGTCCAGGGCATCGTTCAGCTCGCGCACACGTTGGCACTCGACGTGGTGGCCGAGGGCATCGAGACCGTCACCGACCGCGCCCTGCTGACGGCGACCGGCTGCCGTTACGGGCAGGGCTATCTGATCTCCCGGCCGATACCCGAGCCCGACGTCGTCGCTTGGCTCACTGCGAACCTCGTGACTCCGGTGTCCACCTGAGTCATGGTCGCGTGCGGGTCAGGTCGAGCCACGCACGATCAGGTCGGTCGGCAGTATCGTCGGTTCCGGCTGGGCTGCCGTGCCCTGCAACATCGTCATGATCGCTTCGGCGGCCGCGGTGCCGATCCCGGTCTTGTCCTGGGCGATCGTGGTCAGTCCCGGCGGCACGAGCGCGGCCACCTCGATGTCGTCGAATCCGATGATCGCGATGTCGTCCGGCACACGCAGTCCGGCCTCGTGTGCCGCCCGCAGTGCCCCGACCGCCATCTCGTCGCCGGCCGCGAACACCGCAGTCGCCCGGGGAGCACGGCTGATCAGCTGCTTCATCGCGGTGTAGCCGCTGTCCAGGTACCAGTCGCCGGCCACCACGTCGTCGTCGGCGAGGGTGATGCCGGATGAGACGAGCGCGGACCGGAAGCCGTCGAGGCGCTGGACGGCCGGCCAGGTCGGCATCGGTCCGGTGATGGTGGCGATGTGCCGGTGACCGAGTTCGATCAGGTGCTGTGCGGCCTGGCGACCGCCCCCGGCATTGTCGGAGGTGATGTAGGTGCAGGTCGGGCCGGTGAACCGCAGGTCCAGGGCGACGCACGGCACCTCGGCGTCGGCGAGCGCCAGCACGGCCGGGTCGCGGCTGCCGTTGTCGATGATGACGACGCCGTCCACGTTGTGCCGGTGGACCGCGCGCAGGAAGCGCTGCCGGCTGTCCGGGCCGGCGTTCTGGTCCGGGGCGAGCATCAGCAGGTGCAGGCCGTGTGCGCTCAGCGCGCTCTTCAACGCGACCAGGATGTCCTGCAGGAACGGGTGCCGCCAGCCGGGGCGGCGGTGGTCGGTGTCCCAGACCAGGCCGACCATGTTGGACTTCTTCGTCGCGAGGGTGCGGGCCGATTCGTTCGGCAGGTAGCCGATCTCGGCGGCCATGTCGAGCACGAGCTGCCGTGTCTGCTGGCTGACCACCTCCGGCATGTTGAAGACCCGCGAGACGGTGGCGACGGAAACGCCGCACCGACGTGCCACTTCTCTGATGCTGGACACCCTGAACGCCCCTATGTAACCGGTTTCACGACCGTAACATCGACGTATCGCACAGGTCAACGCCGGTTGATCTCGTTACCTCTTCGTGACTTGACACTCGGGGCATCGATGACGGCAAACTCTTGGCTCAAGGGCCCACCCTTCGCCCCGGTTCCTCGCCAGCCGCGCACCCTGACCCGGCTGATCCCGTACCAAAGCCTCGCTCTGCTCTTGATCTTTGTCGTGTAACCGGTTTCATGTAACCGGTTTCGTCTGCGGAACGGAGACTTCGACATGCATTCGTCCAGAAGGGTGCGCCTGGTCGCTGCGGCGATGGCCACCGCGTTGGCGCTGACCGCCTGCGGCTCCGGCGGTGGTTCCGGCAGTGACGGCGGCGCCGATGGCGACGTCACGCTCAACGTCAACCTGTTCGGCAACTTCGGCTACCAGGAGCTCTACAAGGAGTACGAGCAAGCGCACCCGAACATCAAGATCAGCGAGCACACCGCTGCCTACAACGACCACCACCGTGATCTAGCCACCCACCTGGCCACCGGAAACGGCGCCGGCGACATCGAGGCGGTGGACACCGGCTTCATCGCCCAGATGCGCGGGGCCGGCAAGCAGTTCACCGACCTGGGCACCGACCGCGCCGCGGACTACCTGCCGTGGAAATGGCAGGCGTCGCTGACCAAGGACGGACAGCAGATCGGGTACGGCACCGACGTCGGCGGACTGGCCATCTGTTACCGGCGCGACCTGTTCGAGCAGGCCGGGCTGCCCGCGGACCGGGACGCGGTGTCCGCTTTGTGGGCGTCCGGCTGGGACGGCTACATCGAGGCCGGCAAGAAGTACACCGCGAAGGCGCCGAAGGGCACCGCGTTCTTCGACGGTGGGGGAGCGCTGTACAACGCCGTCATCGGGCAGGCCCCGCAGGGGTTCTACAGCGAGGACGACACCATCGTGGTCGGCACCAACCCCGAGGTGCGCAAGGCGTGGGACCTGGTGGTCCGGGCGATCCAGGAGAACCTGTCG from Actinoplanes derwentensis includes these protein-coding regions:
- a CDS encoding ABC transporter substrate-binding protein → MHSSRRVRLVAAAMATALALTACGSGGGSGSDGGADGDVTLNVNLFGNFGYQELYKEYEQAHPNIKISEHTAAYNDHHRDLATHLATGNGAGDIEAVDTGFIAQMRGAGKQFTDLGTDRAADYLPWKWQASLTKDGQQIGYGTDVGGLAICYRRDLFEQAGLPADRDAVSALWASGWDGYIEAGKKYTAKAPKGTAFFDGGGALYNAVIGQAPQGFYSEDDTIVVGTNPEVRKAWDLVVRAIQENLSAKLLESSPEWNNGFAKGQFATIACPAWMMAKIKDQAKAYAGKWDIASIPGGGGNWGGSYLTIPKQGKHIEEAKQLATWLTAPEQQAKIFTSSGLLPSIPALYDKPEIAEYKDPFFNNAPVGTIFTTAAKQLKPQYQGPRTGDIQTTIRDGLVRIEQGKQSSDQSWTQTVSDVERLKK
- a CDS encoding LacI family DNA-binding transcriptional regulator; amino-acid sequence: MARRCGVSVATVSRVFNMPEVVSQQTRQLVLDMAAEIGYLPNESARTLATKKSNMVGLVWDTDHRRPGWRHPFLQDILVALKSALSAHGLHLLMLAPDQNAGPDSRQRFLRAVHRHNVDGVVIIDNGSRDPAVLALADAEVPCVALDLRFTGPTCTYITSDNAGGGRQAAQHLIELGHRHIATITGPMPTWPAVQRLDGFRSALVSSGITLADDDVVAGDWYLDSGYTAMKQLISRAPRATAVFAAGDEMAVGALRAAHEAGLRVPDDIAIIGFDDIEVAALVPPGLTTIAQDKTGIGTAAAEAIMTMLQGTAAQPEPTILPTDLIVRGST